The nucleotide sequence ATGCCTTCCTCAGGTCCCTGCAAGCGCAGGGCGCCATTCTGGGCGGTAAGTGCTGGGCTGACCCGGACCTGAACAGCCCGGCAAATATCCAGCTGGGGCAAGGCTGGTTTAACTTTGACTTCACACCACCATTCCCGGCAGAGCACGTGATCTTCCGCTCGCACCTGGTGAATGACTACCTGGAGGAGCTGGTCTGATGATTAAGGACATCCTGACCGGCCTCAACGCTTATGTTGATGGTCGGGGCTATATGGGGCGGGTGGCTGAGCTGGTGCTGCCCAAGCTGACCCCGAAAATGCGGGAATACTCCGCCGGTGGGCTGGGGGCAACCATCGATATTCCCACCGGCGAGATTGAGAAGCTGGAAAGTGAAATCTCCCTGACCGGAGTGGACCCGGATGTGATCGGGCTGTTCGGTGTCACCATGGGTAACAATAAGTCGTTGATATTCCGTGGCAATACCCAGTCTGAGGATGGCAGCAAGGGGGAGGTCAAGGTTTACCAGCGCGGCATGATCAAGGAGCTGGACTGGGGCAGCTGGAAGCCCGGCGAGGCCAGCAACCTGAAGCTGGGCATGACCTTGCAGTATTACCGTTATGAGTACAATGGCCGGGTATTGATCGAAGCCGATCCGATGAACTACAAGCTGATTGTCAATGGTAAGGATCAGCTGGCCGAGATGCGCCAGGCGCTGGGCATTTAGGGAAAAGGCATATAAATGAAGAAAGAAGAAACCTTTAAGTTAGCACACCCCATCGAAGTCGATGGGGTTATGACCGACACCCTGAAGCTGCGCCGCCCCAAAGTGCGGGATATCAAGATGATGGATCAGTATCCGGGGGACGTTGAGAAGTCTATCTATCTCCTGTCCGCCCTGTGCGAGATCCCGCCAGACGCAGTGGAAGAGATGGATGCGGATGACTTCGGGAGGATCAGCGAAAAGGTGTCGGGGTTTATGCCATCCGCTGGCAGGATGTCCGGTTTCTGATGTGCCGCGTGGCGGCGATTCTGCACCAGCGGCTGGAGGATCTGGAAGAACGGGATCTGGAGGAGTTGCTGGAATTGCACAGCGACTCAAAGAAGTTAGCCGGGGAGCTTGCGGCGTTGAGACTGGTCTGAACGCTGCGGCTCATGAGAAAGTGGTTGCTGGAAGGCGTTCAGCTCAGGATCGACGGGTTCGGAAGTGTTAAGCCAGCTATCTACTGAACGCCCCAGCAGCTTATAAAGCAGTATAAAAGGCAGCGCCACCGCCAGAGCCATCCAGAACCCGTCCAGATACCAGACCAGCCCGATAACCCCCCAGAACCCGGTTAACATAAACAGTGCAGCGAATCCGAACATGACAGCTCCCTTATCTTCTTCCTTCTTTATTATAGAGAGTACATAACATGAGTGATCTGAAACTCTCTGTCATTATCAGCGCAGTAGACCGGCTGACGCAACCGGTGCGCAAGGTGGTGCAGACCACTGAGCAGCTGACCAGGAGCGTGAAGGAACAGCGTAACGAGCTGGGCAGACTGGGACGCAGTAACGACGACATTAACCATTTCCGGCAGCTGCGCCAGTCCACCACCGCATCGGGCAAGGCACTGGAAGCCGCCCGGCAGAAAGCCTCACAG is from Endozoicomonas gorgoniicola and encodes:
- a CDS encoding phage tail assembly protein, which codes for MKKEETFKLAHPIEVDGVMTDTLKLRRPKVRDIKMMDQYPGDVEKSIYLLSALCEIPPDAVEEMDADDFGRISEKVSGFMPSAGRMSGF
- a CDS encoding phage major tail tube protein produces the protein MIKDILTGLNAYVDGRGYMGRVAELVLPKLTPKMREYSAGGLGATIDIPTGEIEKLESEISLTGVDPDVIGLFGVTMGNNKSLIFRGNTQSEDGSKGEVKVYQRGMIKELDWGSWKPGEASNLKLGMTLQYYRYEYNGRVLIEADPMNYKLIVNGKDQLAEMRQALGI